Part of the Gammaproteobacteria bacterium genome is shown below.
CGCCGGCTTCTATCTCCACCGACTGAAATCGATGGTTGTCATCGGCCACGATCGCAAGCGTGCGCTTGCCCGTGCGAATGACGGCTTCGCTCGGGATCAAGAGCACGTCCGCCGCGGCGTTTGTCACGATCCGCATCTGCGCAAACAGACCCGGCCGCAAGCGGTCTTGCGGATTCGGAATTTCCGCGCGCACGCGCAACGTGCGCGTGTCGGTGTTGGCTTGCGGCAAGATCGCTGCGACCTTGCCCTTGAACACTTCACCCGATAGCGCCGGCAGTCGCGCCTCCACGGCGGCGCCGGGCGCAAGCCCGCCGGCTTGCGCTTCCGGTACCGCGGCTTCGAGCCACACCGTCGACAACCCGTTCACACGCGCGAGCGTCATGCCGGTCGATACGGTCATGCCGGCGCGCACGTCGAGGGTTTGGATCACGCCGGCGATCGGCGTGGTGATCGTGATTACCGGACTCGGTTTGTGCGTGCGCTCGACGCGCTCGATCAAGTCGCTCGGCATGCCGAGCAGCTTCAAGCGCTCGCGCGTAGCGGCCACCAGCGTCTTCTCGCCGGCCGCGCGCAGTGCCAGGTATTCGCTTTGTGCCGACGCCCATTCCGGAACAAGCACGTCGGCGAGCGCCGCGCCGGTGGCGACCACGTCGCCCGGAGCACGCGCATAAACACGTTCGACGAAGCCGGCCGTGCGTGCCTGGATGATGGCGACGTCGCGTTCGTTGAAGCCGACGCTCGCTACCGCTTCGATCGTCGGATCGAGGCGACCGCTTTCGACGGTGGCATAACGCACGCCGAGGTTCTGCGCCAATACCGGATCAATCTTGATGCCAGCACCGCCGCCGTCATCGTCGGCGTACTTCGGCACCAGCGCCATATCCATGAACGGCGATTTGCCGGGCTTATCGAAATGTTGTTGCGGATACATCGGATCGTAC
Proteins encoded:
- a CDS encoding efflux RND transporter periplasmic adaptor subunit produces the protein MSQKTFRGVLLATALAAVASGGYWIGKSNLQPGDAAAPVAAAAETGKAPAGERNTLYWYDPMYPQQHFDKPGKSPFMDMALVPKYADDDGGGAGIKIDPVLAQNLGVRYATVESGRLDPTIEAVASVGFNERDVAIIQARTAGFVERVYARAPGDVVATGAALADVLVPEWASAQSEYLALRAAGEKTLVAATRERLKLLGMPSDLIERVERTHKPSPVITITTPIAGVIQTLDVRAGMTVSTGMTLARVNGLSTVWLEAAVPEAQAGGLAPGAAVEARLPALSGEVFKGKVAAILPQANTDTRTLRVRAEIPNPQDRLRPGLFAQMRIVTNAAADVLLIPSEAVIRTGKRTLAIVADDNHRFQSVEIEAGADAGGKTVVLKGLTAGQKIVVSGQFLIDSEASLKGVLGRMQPDAAPAADAPLHEAEGKVVSFSADEITLAHGPVPTMNWGAMTMPFKLRDPTIAKELKAGDRVKFAFRQNGDVFVVERLERVGDAS